AACAGCGTCAACGTTGGTGCTACCACCTGGTTCAATCTTGGTCCTGTCAGCAACAAGCTGGATGTGGACTATGATACCACTAACCCGTCCCGTCGGGGCGACCTTGATGACTTCATTAAGGTTGCGCTGAATAGCACGTATGAAGGGTTCACCTTCAATCAGCGGGCTACCGTGTTGGTACCAGACGAGAAGACCACGAATCGTGCTTCCACGATCGAGGATACCGATGCCCTACGGTATGACTATGCGATTACCGTGACCACTCCGAAGTACAATCTGGCTAATGGCTTTACCGCCCAAGGTCGGCTGGACTTCGATTGGGATATGAACTATACCGAGGATAATCGTTACCATACCATTGCTGGTTTGCTGGTCAACGGAACCACCGATATCTGGCGGCTAAAGAAGGTGCAGGTCGACGGTCGGGTCATCGTTGACATGCCCATGGACAAAGATCTGATTGAGGATCCTGTGAAGTTTGCTGTCCAGGCAAAATACGACGCTCCCAATGGTGTGAAGTTCCGGGTTGAGTACTACAGCTCCAATGACTACAGCAACGAGGAGACCACCTCCTGGGTTCACGGTGAAGCGTTGCAGAAGCGCTACGAGGCTTATCGGTTCTATGCGCATGACGATACTCCGCAGGGTCTGCGGGTAATCGCTGGTATTCCGTTCTAATGTAGAGCATACAACAACCGGGTTTGGGTTTTTGCCCAGGCCCGGTTGTTTTTTTATCCGCTGCCATGAGAAGAGATCACCTTGGAGGCGTATATCTAGAATTGTGATTCGGCATCCTTTGGACTGGAGCCGATTGTATCTTAGGTAATATCCTCTTTGAGTGACCCTTTAGGAGGTACCCTTAGAGAAGTTGGAGATTTGCTATCAATTGTCCCTGGCAGGAGATGGAGAAGATCTGTCGAAAATGTCCAGCGGTAACGCGATAAGTAAGGTTGTGGATAAGGAGTCGAGATTATGATCTTAGGGAAGGTCCTGGGGAACGTGGTTAGTACCCAAAAGGACGAGAATCTGCAGGGGTTTAAGCTGCAGATCGTGCAGCCGCTGAATCCAAGCAATTTGGAGCCAATGGGCGCGCCAATTGTGGCGGTGGATACCAGCGGGGCGGGGTGCAATGATCTGGTGATGGTGGTTTCAGGCAGTTCCGCAAGACAGACTAAACAGACAAGGACCGCCCCTGTGGATATGGCCATCGTTGCCATTGTAGATTCGGTAGAGATCGAGGGTAAGCGGGTATATGGAAAATAGGGCGGTTCGTGCCTAAGGTGGAGGTGGGGCGGGGGAGTAGGCTGATTCGACCCCGCGATGGAGATGAAGCTGGCAAAGGTGATCGGTAAAGTAGTTTCTACCGTTAAGGACGAGAATCTGGAGGGCATC
The Bacillota bacterium genome window above contains:
- a CDS encoding EutN/CcmL family microcompartment protein encodes the protein MILGKVLGNVVSTQKDENLQGFKLQIVQPLNPSNLEPMGAPIVAVDTSGAGCNDLVMVVSGSSARQTKQTRTAPVDMAIVAIVDSVEIEGKRVYGK